A stretch of Streptosporangium brasiliense DNA encodes these proteins:
- a CDS encoding glucose-1-phosphate thymidylyltransferase — translation MKALVLAGGSGTRLRPFSYSMPKQLIPVANRPVLEHVLRNIRDLGVTEIGVIVGDWAAEIAEAVGDGSRFGARITYLQQHRPLGLAHCVTTARDYLGDDDFVMYLGDNVLPDGVVSIAEEFRTRRPAAQIVVRKVADPRAFGVAELAADGTVQRLVEKPQQPRSDLALIGVYFFTAAVHQAVAAIRPSARGELEITDAIQWLVTQGAEVKASEYDGYWKDTGNIEDLLECNSRLLGGLDAGIAGEVDTASRVNGGVVIEPGARVVRSRIEGPVIIGANTLIEDSHIGPNTSIGRDCVLRAARLADSIVLDSASISEVTGLRGSLIGRFATVGPGGRGQDSHRLVVGDHGRIEIAA, via the coding sequence ATGAAGGCTCTGGTGTTGGCCGGCGGATCGGGTACCCGACTACGCCCTTTCAGTTACTCCATGCCGAAACAGCTCATCCCGGTCGCGAACAGGCCGGTTCTGGAACATGTGCTGCGCAACATCCGCGACCTGGGCGTGACCGAGATCGGTGTGATCGTCGGCGACTGGGCGGCAGAGATCGCCGAAGCCGTCGGGGACGGCTCCCGTTTCGGAGCGCGCATCACCTATCTGCAGCAGCATCGGCCGCTGGGGCTGGCGCACTGTGTGACGACTGCGCGGGACTACCTCGGCGATGACGACTTCGTGATGTATCTGGGCGACAACGTCCTGCCGGACGGGGTGGTCTCCATCGCCGAGGAGTTCCGCACCAGGCGCCCGGCCGCGCAGATCGTGGTGCGCAAGGTCGCCGACCCCCGGGCCTTCGGGGTCGCGGAGCTGGCCGCCGACGGCACGGTGCAACGGCTGGTGGAGAAGCCACAGCAGCCGCGCAGCGATCTGGCCCTCATCGGCGTCTACTTCTTCACCGCAGCCGTCCACCAGGCGGTCGCCGCCATCCGGCCGAGCGCCCGTGGCGAGCTGGAGATCACCGACGCGATCCAGTGGCTCGTCACCCAGGGAGCCGAGGTCAAGGCCAGCGAGTACGACGGTTACTGGAAGGACACCGGCAACATCGAGGACCTGCTGGAGTGCAACAGCCGGCTGCTCGGCGGACTGGACGCCGGCATCGCCGGAGAGGTCGACACCGCCAGCAGGGTCAACGGCGGGGTCGTCATCGAGCCGGGAGCCCGCGTGGTCCGGTCCCGGATCGAGGGGCCGGTGATCATCGGTGCGAACACCCTGATCGAGGACAGCCACATCGGGCCGAACACCTCCATCGGCCGTGACTGCGTGCTGCGCGCCGCGCGCCTGGCCGACTCCATCGTGCTGGACAGCGCGTCGATCTCCGAGGTCACCGGCCTGCGCGGCTCGCTCATCGGCCGTTTCGCCACCGTCGGTCCCGGCGGCCGCGGTCAAGACAGCCATCGTCTGGTGGTCGGCGACCACGGGCGGATCGAGATAGCCGCCTAG